The Ancylobacter sp. SL191 nucleotide sequence CCAATTAAAAACGGGGTGGATAAGTGAGCGAGCCGAAACACGGCGTGGCGGCAGTCGTTTCAGGGGAGTTGAGGGGCGCGCCGTCGGAGAATTCCGGCGCGGACGCGGGCGCGCAGCTGGACCTGCTCGGCCAGCAGGACGCGGCTACGCCGCTCGGTTCCAAGGTGCGGAAACCCGTGGGTCCGGGGCGCCCGGTCGGGGCCCAGAACCGCGTCACCCGCGACATCCGCAAGCTGATCCTCGCGAAGCACTGCCATCCGCTGCAGGCCATGGCCGAGATCTACTCCATGGACGCCAAGGAGCTGGCCAAGCACCTCGACTGCAAGCCGCTGGAAGCGATGAACCTGCAGCTGCGCGCGGCGGCCGAGCTGGCGCCGTACCTCGCGGCGAAGCAGGCGGCCGTGGATGACCACGGGCAGGCGGTCATGCCGACGCTGGTGATGAACTTCGGGGAGGGCACGCGCGCGCCGGCGGCGGGTGACGGACGGCGCGTGCTGTCGATCGACGCCATCGCGCGCGATGCGCAGCAATATCAAGCACTTAGCGAGAGCGCGCGCGACGGGTCGCAAGACGACGGGTCGCATGATGAGGCGGAAGGCATTGAAAATGCTGAAGAATATGACGATTAGCCTCATGATGGAAAATCATGGGTATCGCCTCACGCGCGCGCGAGGGGCAGGCGGATCGCCCGTCCGCCTGGTGCAGGTGGCGCCTGCCGCGCACCACGGCGCCGCACCCCCCTCCCCCTATCGTGCGGCGGCACGGCGCCCGAGGCCTCCCCCGAAGCGCCCCCCTGCCCCTGCCCGCCCGGGCGTGCGTTCGCACACCGTTTCGGATTTCGGGCCGTTCAACCCGCGCGGGTTCGGTCGGGATGGGGTTCGAGGGTGCGGGCACCCGTGCAGCCCCCCTTTGCGCAGGACGGGAACGGGTCGGGGGGCGGCTGTGAGCGAGGACAACCTCCTTCAGGCGTGGGAGCCGCCCGGCCCGGTGGCCGAGGCGTTCGCCATGGATTTCCATTCGCTGTTCAAGGGCATCATGGGCCCGGTCGGCGGCGGCAAGACCACGACGTGCATTTTCGCCAGCCAGGCGTTCAGCGCCTCCATGCCCACCTGCCGCGATGGCGTGGTGCGCTCCAAGGGCGTGGTGGTGCGCGACAGCTTCCGCACGCTGGAAAAGACCACGCTGGCGAGCTGGTTCACCTGGTTCCCGAAAGACCATCCCTCATGGACCTTCACCGGCGGAAATGACCGGCCGGCGGTGCACACGCTGCGCTTCCGCCTGCCGGGTGACCGGACGCTGGAAAGCGTTACCGAGTTCGTCGGCATCGGCGACAAGCGGGTGGAAGACATCCTGCGCGGCTGGGAAGGCTCCTGGGCATGGATGAACGAAGCGGACCTGATGGTGCGCGAGGTGCTGGACTATCTCACCCAGCGCATCCGCCGCTACCCGTCCAAGCGCCTGCTGCCGGAGGGCGTCGACCCGCCTGGTCAGGTGCTCGCCGACTTCAACGCGCCGGACATCGACAACTGGCTGCACGGCAGCGAGCAGAACCGCCTGCCGGGGCTGGTGGAAGGCCGGCCGAAGGGCTGGGCGTTCTACCGCCAGCCGGGCGGGCTCGAACCCACGGCCGAGAACCTGCGGAACCTGCCGAGCGATTATTACGCCCGGATGATCGAGGGCAAGGCGGACTGGTGGGTGCGCCGCTTCATCCATAACCAGTGGGGCTATTCCCGCTTCGGCACGCCGGTTTATCCCGAATTCAACGAGGCGGTGCATGTGGCGCCGCGCCCGCTCGATCCGCGCCCGGGCGTGCCGATCGCCATCGGAACCGATGCCGGCATGACGCCAGCGGCGGTGATCGTGCAGCTGCTGCCGAACGGCCAGCTGCTGGTGCTCGATGAGCTGGTGCCCGGCCATAATTGCGGGCCGACGCGCTTCTCGGAACTGCTGGTGGCGCTGCTGCTCGACCGCTACCGCAACCATGACATCAAGCTGGTGGTGGGCGATCCTTCCGCCCAGTACGGCGCCGACAGCGAGGCGGGCGAGCTGGCGTGGCTCGATATCGTGGGCAAGGCGCTGGGCAAGCCGGTGCTGCCCTGCTTCACCAATGAGCCCAGCCTGCGCATGGAAGGCGTGCGCCTGCGCCTCACCTCCATGATCGACGGGCGCCTGCCGGGGATCCTCGTCTCGCCGCACTGCAAGCGGCTGGTGCAGGGCTTCGCCTATGGCTACCGCTTCGAGAACCAGCGGAAAGACCCAAACGCGCCGTTCAAGGACAAGGCCGAGAAGAACGACTTTTCGCACCCGCACGACGCGCTGCAATACATCGTGCTCGAGCTGGTGGGCCGGATGCCGATCTACGCGCAGGCGGCGCGGGCGGGCCGGCCCGGCCGCGACCGGATCGACGCCCCGGCGACGCAGCGCCCCGGCGATTTCGACGTGTTCTCGATATGAGCGGGTTCAGCCAGGCCGGCCTCATCCTCACGGCGCCCTGCTCGCGCGTGGACCTTGGCGAGGTCTATGGGGACCTGTCGCCCTTCGTCTGGGTGGTCGCCTGCCGGCAGATCGCGCTGGGGCCCAGCTACGCCATCAGCGGGCCGGACGGGCGCGCGCTGTTCGTCGGCGGCTTCGTGCCCATGGCGGAAGCGTGGGAGTGCTGGTTTCACGCCGCGCCGGCGGCGGCGCCGCACATGGTGGCGCTGCGGCGTCTGGCTCGGTTGACCCTCCTCGATCTGCCGCAGTCTGACCCTCGCCCGGTGGAAACCGCCGTGCGCACGCCCGCCGGCGCGCGCATCGCCCGGATGCTGGGCTTTCGGCAGGTGCTCGTCACGGACGGGCTGGACATCTGGAGATGGGAACGATGGGCAACGCCGTGAAGTCGATCTTCGGCATGGGCGACAAGGCCGACACCGGCGCGCAGCAGGGCGCGGCGCTGGCCAGCCTTCTGGCGCGCGACCAGGAGGCCAGCAAGGAGCTGGCGGCCACGGGCGGGCGGCGCGGGCGCCGCACCGGCCGCTCCATGCTGACCTATCTGCAGGAAGACGGCACCGGCTCGCTGAACTGACGGGGACGGACCCACACCATGGCGCTCACCGTCAAGGAACTGAAGGCCCGGCGGGCCAAGGCCGATCAGGAATGGAACGTGCTCAAGCCGCTCTATGACGAGGCCTATGACTTCGCCATCCCCTTCCGGCGCGGCATCCGCGAAACCGGCAAGGGCGACAAGCGGGTGAACCGCATCTTCGACATGACGGCCATGGTGAGCGCGTTCCGCGGTGCCGGGCGGGTGCAGCAGGATTTCTGCCCGCCCGGCGAGCAGTGGATCAAGTTCGAACCCGGCCCGCTGGTGACCAACAAGCGCGAGCGGGACAAGCTGACCAAGGCGCTCGGTCAGGTGTCCGAGGTGGTCGCCTCGATGTTCCAGACCGGCGAATGGGACATGGCGTGCCATGAGATGTGCCTCGACCTGCAGGCGGGCACCGGGGCGCTGGTGATCGACGACGCGCCGAAGAATGACCGTGGCAAGCTCGCCGCCTTCTTCTCCGTGCCGGCCGAGGATATCCGGCTGGAGCTGGGGCTGTTCGGCGATATCGTCGGACGCTTCTGGTGTCGCAAGGTCACGGCGCGGCTGCTGAAAGCCGCGTGGCCCAAGGCCACCTTCTCGCGGAAGCTGGGCGAGCGGATCGAGAAAAAGCCGGATGACGAGCTCGACATCCAGCAGGACTGCACCTTCGATTATGAGACCGGCCGGTGGACGCTGCATGTCTACCACGCCGACGATGAGGAGCCGTTCCACACGCGGGACTACCGCACCTCGCCCTGGCTGACGCCACGCTATTTCCGCGTGCCGGGCGAGACCTGGGGACGCGGGCCTATCCTGCTCGCCATGCCGGCGATCAAGACGCTGAACAAGGCGCAGGAGCTGACGCTCAAGGCCGCCGCCATCGCCATGCTCGGCATCTACACCGCGACCGAGGACGGCGTGTTCAACCCCAGCACGGCCGTCGTGGCGCCCGGCCAGTTCTGGAAGGTGCGGGCGAATGGCGGCGTGCTCGGCCCCTCCATCGCCCGCCTGCCGGAACCCCGGCTGGACCTTTCCAACATCGTGCTGAAGGAACTGCAGATGGGCGTGCAGACCGCGCTTATGGACCAGTCCCTGCCGCCGGACGGTGCGGCGGTGCGCTCGGCGACCGAGATCCTTGAGCGGGTGAAGCGCCTCGCCTCCGACCATCAGGGCGCCTCGGGGCGCCTGGTGCATGAGATCGTGGTGCCCGCCGGCCAGCGGGCGCTGGAAATCGCCTATGACGCCAAGGTCATTCCGCAGATGCTGGAAATCGACCAGCTGCTGATCAAGACCCGCGTCACCTCCCCCTTCGCCACGGCGCGCTATGCCCAGAAGGCGCAGGCCGGCGTGCAGTGGATCGAGATGTGTATGGCCATTGCCGGCCCCTACTCGGACCTGGTGGTGAACAAGGTCGACGCGCTGATCGACATCGGGCGCGGCCTCGGCGTGCCCGAGCAGTGGATCCCCACCAGCGATGAGCGCCAGAGCATCACCCAGATGGTGCGCGAGCTGGTGGCGAAGACGCTCGCCGCCGCCGAGACGGCCGGACAGGCGCCGGCCGCCATCCCCGACAACGCCGCAGCGGGAGCTTTGGCATGAGTGACGAGCGCGCAAAGGCCTTGGAGGCTGCGGCCTTGATTGCGGATGACGTAGCCTCCCACGCCTTCGACGACTGCGAACGGAATGTGGGTCCGTGCCCCGAAACCGGTGCTTACGAATGCTCGCTGGAGCGCACTGGTCGTGACTGTCTCTGCATCCAAACGCTGGAAACGGCCGAGAAGATCGCCGCGTCTATCCGCGCTTTGAACACGGAGCGCCCGGCATGAGCGACTTTCTGCACCCCGAGCGGGAGCCGGGCGGGATGCTCGATATCGCCCGCCTTGTCGCCACGGCCGACAGCATGGGCTGGGAGTGGTTCGAGCAGCTGGCGCCGGGCACGGCGAAGGGCGACCCCAAGGCTATCGCCCTTGCCATCACGCGCGGCAACCGGCTGGCCGAGGCCATGGCGCGGCTCGCCGGCAACGGTGATTTCCAGCTGCTGCTGAACCACCTCGTGGACACCACCATTCTGCAGCCCGTGCAGTATGTCGCGCTCGGGCTGCCCATCGACCAGACGGCGCTGAACGCCGCACGGCGCGAGGGCGAGAATGCTCTCGTGTGGAAGCTCTTGAAGCTGATCGCCGAGGGCCGAAAGACGCCCATCGGCCCCACCCCCACGGAGAACAACGATGAAGTATCAGGGTCTTTGGGCGATGGTCCTGCGCAACGCGGACGCGGGCAGCGGCGGCGGAAACGCGCCGGCGGGTGACGCGGGCGCCGGCGGCGACGCTGGCGCGGGCGATGCCGGCGCGGCGGCGGCTGCCGCTGCTGCGGCCAGCGCCAGCGCGGCCGACCCGTGGAAGCGCGACTTCCTGCCCGACAGCATGTATGGCGCCACGCCGGAGGAGACCTTCTCCAAGGTCGCCGATGCGTGGAAGGGCCTGCGCGAGGCCGAGAGCCGCCGGCCGCAGCCGGGCAAGAGCGCGGACGAGTATGTGCTCGATGTCTCGAAGAACGAGAAGCTGCAGCCCTATTTCGCCAATGCCGACACCGATCCCTTCGTGAAGCTGGCGAAGGATGTGGCGCATGAGATCGGCCTGCCAAAGGACCAGTTCACCGGCTTCGTCACCAAGCTGTTCGAGAAGGCGATCGACGGCAAGATGATGGGTCCGCTCTATTCGCCCGAGGCGGAGGCGCGCTCGCTGGGCGAGCGGCTGGCTCCGGGCAAGAGCTGGGCCGAGGCCAAGCCCATCGTGCAGAAGGCGCACGCCGACGCGCTGGGCTTCACTGACGTGCTCGGCAAGCAGCTCGCGCTCACGGACGGCGCCAAGAGCCTGCTGGGCGCGCTGGTGGACGAGGCCGATGGCGTCGAGCTGGTGAACGCGCTCGCCGGCGCCATGAAGCCGGTGCCGGGCTTCGCCCTGCCGGGCGTGAAGGGCGGCGACACCGGCGGCTGGACGCAGGCCAAGCTCGATGCCGCCGTGGCGGATGAGCGTTATTCGCCCATGTCGCCCAAATACGACAAGGGCTTCCGCGCCCAGGTGGACGCGGCTTTCCAGCAGTTTCACGGCAACTGAGGCCTGCTGGCTCGGTTGACGCACGCCCGGCCGCGCGAGGATCGACGCATTCCGTGGAATGCCCCGCGCGCGGCCCGGCCTTAATACCCCGGCGCCTCAAGCGGCCCTCGTCCCCGGAAGACAGGCAATCTTCCACATGAGGACCCCGGCCATGCTTCTGGCACCCAACTGGTTCGTTGAAGAATATCGTTCCAACGTCCGCCACATCTTCCAGTCCAAGGGCTTCAAGCTGAAGCCCACCGTGACGCCCGAGGGCAGCATCACCGGCAAGACGGTGAAATGGCCGTATTTCGGCACCTTCGAGATGCAGGAAAAGACCCGTGGGGGCGAGACCCCGCCGGCCAACCCCAATCAGGGCCTGCTCACGGCGGACCTGAAAAATTATGACGCGCTCTATGAGATCTACGATGAGGATCTCACCAAGATGACCGCCAATGAGCGCGCGGCGGCCCAGCAGGGCGGCGGCATGGCGGTGGGCCGCAAGTCCGACAGCATCATCATGAACGCCATGAACGACGCCGTAGCGGCTGCGGGCTCGCGCACTTTCGGCAGCGGCGGCGACTTCGACGGCCTGCCGACCGCGCTCGCCGTGTGCGAGGCGCTGGCCGACGATGACCAGGTTGACTGGGACGGCAACGTCACCGCCGTCATCCCGTGGCGCTGGTACAACATTCTGCTGATGTGGAAGGAATTCAACAACGCGGAATGGGTCGGCGCGGCCAATCTCGGCTTCCCGGCGGGCACGGTCGGCAAGCGCTGGAACAATGTGAACTGGGTGCCCTTCCAGAAGAAGGAGCTGCTGATCCCGGCCAGCAACCAGGCCTATGGCTTCATCTACCATCGCAACGCCGTCGGCTACGCGACGAACTATGAAGGCAAGGTCAACATGCAGTGGGACAACCGCGCTGCCTGCTGGACCACCCGCTTCGACATGCAGGCCGTCGCCATGGCGCTCTATCCCGCCGCCGCCGGCATCTTCCGTCTGCACTACGCGACCAACACCGCGCTGCAGCGCCCGGTCGAGCGCACCCAGACCGTTTCGTGATGCCACGCGCCGCGCCCTCCCCGGCGCGGCGCCCCTGCCCTTTTCCCCTTCACGCGAGGAACATTCCATGGCTCTCGAACTGGCCAGCCTCAAGGCCTATCGCGCCGGCGCCGCCATCAAGGCCGCCGGTGCCCGCACCTGCCGCCTCTGGCACTTCGCCACCAATGACGACTGGTCGACGGTGAACACCACCGGCTACTGGAACGGCGCCCGCGCCCATATTGGTGTCGGCGATATCGTCCATATCTCCGGCGATCTCGACGGCACGCCCTTCTTCCGCTCGCTCATGTTCGCGACCGTGCCGGCGAGCGGCAATGTGACGGTGACGCAGATCGCCAACAGCTGACCCCCGTTCGCCCTTCCGGGGCGACCTCCCGTGGGCCAACTCCCCGGCGCCGGACCAGCGCCGGGGCTTTTTCCCCCGTCCGCCTTCCCACCCCTGCCCCGAGGCCGCGATGCTCGAACCCGTCGATATCGTCAACGAAGCCGCCGCGCTCGCCGGGGCCAACCCGATCGGCAACATCGACGACAATTCCAGCACCGCCGGCGCCATGAAGCTGGCCTATGACCGGCTGCTGGGCCACATGCTCGGCATTCACTGGTTTTCGTGGAGCCTGTCGACCCGGCAGCTCTCGCGGCTGTCGGACGTGGTGCCGCTGACCGGTTACAAATACGTCTTCGCGCTGCCGGGCGACCGCGTGGGCAACCCGCGCGCCATCATCGCCGACATCAAAAACCCCACCGCGCTCTATGCTGCTTTCCTGCTGGAAGGCGACCAGGTGCACGCCGATGACGAGCCGCTGTTCGCCCGCATCCGCGTGAAGGCGCCGCCGCGCCTGTGGAGCGGGCCGTTTCGCGAGGCCTTCACCGTCGCGCTCGCCGCCAATTTCGCGCTGTCGCTCAAGCGCAACCGGGCGCTGGCGGCAGACCTCTCGCTTGAGGCCTTCGGCTCCCCGTCGATGAACCAGCGCGGCGGCAAGATGCTCGCCGCCATTCTCGACGACGCGCAGTCGACGCCCTCGATGACCAACCCGGTGCAGGCGTGGGATCCGCTGACCACGGCGTGGGTGTCCTGACATGGCGGGCCAGCCGGGACGCCAGCAGTCGAGTTTCGCCAGCG carries:
- a CDS encoding portal protein, translating into MALTVKELKARRAKADQEWNVLKPLYDEAYDFAIPFRRGIRETGKGDKRVNRIFDMTAMVSAFRGAGRVQQDFCPPGEQWIKFEPGPLVTNKRERDKLTKALGQVSEVVASMFQTGEWDMACHEMCLDLQAGTGALVIDDAPKNDRGKLAAFFSVPAEDIRLELGLFGDIVGRFWCRKVTARLLKAAWPKATFSRKLGERIEKKPDDELDIQQDCTFDYETGRWTLHVYHADDEEPFHTRDYRTSPWLTPRYFRVPGETWGRGPILLAMPAIKTLNKAQELTLKAAAIAMLGIYTATEDGVFNPSTAVVAPGQFWKVRANGGVLGPSIARLPEPRLDLSNIVLKELQMGVQTALMDQSLPPDGAAVRSATEILERVKRLASDHQGASGRLVHEIVVPAGQRALEIAYDAKVIPQMLEIDQLLIKTRVTSPFATARYAQKAQAGVQWIEMCMAIAGPYSDLVVNKVDALIDIGRGLGVPEQWIPTSDERQSITQMVRELVAKTLAAAETAGQAPAAIPDNAAAGALA
- a CDS encoding phage capsid protein — its product is MLLAPNWFVEEYRSNVRHIFQSKGFKLKPTVTPEGSITGKTVKWPYFGTFEMQEKTRGGETPPANPNQGLLTADLKNYDALYEIYDEDLTKMTANERAAAQQGGGMAVGRKSDSIIMNAMNDAVAAAGSRTFGSGGDFDGLPTALAVCEALADDDQVDWDGNVTAVIPWRWYNILLMWKEFNNAEWVGAANLGFPAGTVGKRWNNVNWVPFQKKELLIPASNQAYGFIYHRNAVGYATNYEGKVNMQWDNRAACWTTRFDMQAVAMALYPAAAGIFRLHYATNTALQRPVERTQTVS